A portion of the Deinococcus peraridilitoris DSM 19664 genome contains these proteins:
- a CDS encoding EamA family transporter: MPLRSFLLALLITFIWGVNFVVIKLSVTGAPPLFVAALRFALAALPAVFLVPFPRVPWRVLTGYGLAVGVVQFGLLYLAIEQGLSAGLASLLIQVQAFFTALLSALVLRERLAANQLLGMLLAFAGMALIGLTGTHHASLAGLGLVLLAALGWAVSNLLVRAAGSANMLSLVVWSALIPPVPLTLLAVVTEGVGPVWSVLTHSGSGFWAAVAFMGYFNTVLGFGVWSWLIQRHGAARVAPMSLLVPVFGLLGSSLYFQETFGLLKLFAALLIFAGLLLHVFGGVLFPARVMTRE, translated from the coding sequence ATGCCGCTGCGCAGCTTTTTGCTGGCCCTGCTGATCACCTTCATCTGGGGTGTGAACTTCGTAGTCATCAAGTTATCGGTGACAGGGGCCCCGCCGCTGTTCGTGGCGGCGCTGCGTTTTGCGCTGGCAGCCCTTCCGGCAGTATTCCTGGTGCCTTTCCCGAGGGTGCCGTGGCGTGTGCTGACCGGATACGGCTTGGCCGTCGGCGTGGTGCAGTTCGGCCTGCTGTACCTGGCAATCGAGCAGGGCCTCAGTGCCGGGCTGGCTTCGCTGCTGATTCAGGTTCAGGCGTTCTTCACGGCGCTGCTCAGCGCGCTCGTGTTGCGCGAGCGCCTGGCCGCCAACCAGCTGCTCGGCATGTTGCTGGCCTTTGCGGGCATGGCCCTGATCGGCCTGACGGGCACGCATCACGCCAGCCTCGCCGGGCTGGGGCTGGTGCTGCTGGCCGCGCTCGGCTGGGCCGTCAGTAACCTGCTGGTACGCGCCGCGGGAAGTGCCAACATGCTCTCGCTGGTGGTCTGGTCCGCCCTGATTCCGCCCGTTCCCCTGACACTGCTGGCCGTGGTCACAGAAGGCGTGGGCCCGGTGTGGTCTGTCCTGACGCACAGCGGCTCGGGTTTCTGGGCCGCTGTGGCCTTTATGGGGTACTTCAACACGGTATTGGGTTTCGGCGTGTGGAGCTGGCTCATTCAACGTCACGGCGCCGCGCGGGTCGCGCCGATGTCGCTGCTGGTCCCGGTGTTCGGGCTGCTGGGCAGCTCACTGTATTTTCAGGAGACCTTCGGGCTGCTCAAGCTGTTCGCCGCGTTGCTGATCTTCGCGGGCCTGCTGCTGCACGTATTCGGGGGCGTTCTGTTCCCCGCGCGGGTGATGACGCGCGAGTGA
- a CDS encoding ATP-binding protein has protein sequence MFTSASRSPRPTLVPRAPLGIGARLVMLHLLVLCSLTVLLAAIQVTASQREARTDLGERALATSRLVAQLPEVRRGAAAGRQDPSLNAFVNRLRAQVGADFIVVGDRHGIRLAHPQSDRLGRPMEGGDNAAPLAGREIVSVARGSLGTSVRGKTPVRDAKGRVVGVVSTGYLMPRVRSLAWQAMVGLLPWFLLALALGTAGALLAARLLKRAILNLEPEQISVLVQQQRGVLAALREGVLAVGQGGMIVLTNARANALLRLSEGDLPVPTGQVWPELAALTPTPVSPLQNLELRLHGQPVLVNLEPLSGGGYVASIRDRQEVMLLAEELTQVRGFVEVLRAQSHEYLNRLHTISGLLQLGRPEDALRVIRSEIEADSNLRELLRDIQAPRLVALLIGKRERAQELGIDFRVEPGSNLSARWDKVTDALVLTVGNLTENAFEALRGRGGMVVVSIGEDPEGVQVEVLDNGRGVPPELAHRLFGHGVSTKGEGRGYGLTLVHTRVLALGGSIRYLRRGEFTVFQVSLPQTAVAPSGSDEAFGQEHPGA, from the coding sequence ATGTTCACTTCTGCTTCCCGCTCACCCCGACCGACCCTCGTGCCGCGCGCGCCACTGGGCATCGGTGCGCGGCTGGTGATGCTGCACCTGCTGGTGCTGTGCAGCCTGACGGTGCTGTTGGCTGCCATTCAGGTGACCGCTTCGCAGCGTGAGGCGCGCACCGACCTGGGTGAACGCGCGCTGGCCACGTCACGGCTGGTGGCGCAGCTGCCCGAGGTCAGGCGGGGAGCCGCCGCCGGACGCCAGGACCCTTCGCTGAACGCCTTCGTGAACAGGCTGCGCGCCCAGGTCGGCGCTGATTTCATCGTGGTGGGTGACCGGCATGGTATTCGCCTGGCCCATCCGCAATCAGACCGGCTGGGCAGACCGATGGAAGGCGGGGATAACGCCGCACCCCTGGCAGGGCGCGAAATCGTGAGCGTCGCGCGCGGATCGCTGGGCACCAGCGTGCGCGGCAAGACGCCCGTGCGTGACGCCAAAGGGCGGGTGGTGGGCGTGGTCTCGACCGGCTACCTGATGCCGCGGGTACGTTCGCTGGCCTGGCAGGCGATGGTAGGACTGCTGCCGTGGTTTCTGCTGGCGCTGGCGCTGGGCACGGCGGGCGCCCTGCTGGCGGCACGGCTGCTCAAGCGCGCCATTCTGAACCTGGAACCCGAGCAGATCTCCGTTCTGGTACAGCAGCAGCGTGGCGTACTGGCGGCCCTGCGCGAAGGCGTGCTGGCCGTCGGACAGGGCGGCATGATCGTGCTGACCAACGCCCGCGCGAATGCGCTGCTGCGCCTCAGCGAAGGGGACCTGCCCGTTCCGACCGGGCAGGTCTGGCCGGAACTCGCCGCCCTGACGCCCACGCCCGTTTCTCCCCTGCAGAACCTGGAGCTGCGTCTGCACGGCCAGCCGGTGCTGGTGAACCTCGAACCGCTCTCCGGAGGTGGCTATGTCGCCAGCATCCGTGACCGTCAGGAAGTGATGCTGCTGGCCGAGGAGCTCACCCAGGTGCGCGGTTTCGTGGAGGTGCTGCGCGCACAGTCGCACGAGTACCTCAATCGTCTGCACACCATCAGCGGCCTGCTGCAACTCGGCCGGCCCGAGGACGCCCTGCGGGTCATCCGCTCGGAAATCGAAGCGGACAGCAATCTGCGTGAGTTGCTGCGTGACATTCAGGCACCGCGTCTGGTGGCCCTTTTGATCGGCAAGCGTGAACGCGCGCAGGAACTGGGCATCGACTTTCGGGTCGAGCCGGGCTCGAACCTCAGCGCCCGCTGGGACAAGGTCACCGACGCCCTCGTGCTGACGGTGGGAAACCTGACCGAAAACGCCTTCGAGGCCCTGCGTGGCCGGGGAGGCATGGTCGTCGTGTCCATCGGTGAAGACCCCGAGGGTGTGCAGGTCGAGGTGCTCGACAACGGTCGCGGAGTGCCGCCCGAGCTGGCGCACCGTCTGTTTGGGCACGGCGTGTCCACCAAGGGTGAAGGGCGCGGTTACGGCCTGACGCTCGTGCATACCCGGGTGCTGGCGCTGGGGGGCAGCATCCGCTACCTGCGGCGCGGTGAATTCACGGTCTTTCAGGTCAGCTTGCCTCAAACGGCGGTGGCGCCCTCGGGGAGTGACGAAGCCTTCGGTCAGGAGCACCCGGGCGCATGA
- the uvrB gene encoding excinuclease ABC subunit UvrB, with product MLKVTSEYQPSGDQPQAIKSLVAGLDDGLRFQTLLGATGTGKTYAMAKVIEQTQRPALIMAPNKILTAQLASEFREFFPGAAVEFFVSYYDFYQPEAYVPGRDLFIDKDASINQELERLRHSTTRSLLTRTDTIVVASVSAIYGLGDPEEYRALNLILKRGDSIGRDAVLDRLIELQYDRNDVELMPGRFRAKGDVIEIWPSYDEQPLRLELWGDEVDRIVVYQPVTGDVEAELDSTVVYPAKHYVSSAGNIDRAIITIQQELDERLEYFRSVGKLLEAQRLKERTLYDLEMLKVLGYCSGIENYSRHVDGRKPGETPYTMLDYFPSNFVTFIDESHVTVPQIGGMSNGDRARKQTLVDYGFRLPSAMDNRPLTFDEFLGKVGQTVFVSATPGPYEAEHSDNVADQIIRPTGLVDPQVSLQPIKGQVEDLLGRVRERAARGERVLVTTLTKKMSEDLTEYLLEKGVRARYLHSDIDTVERQVIIRDLRLGHYDVLVGINLLREGLDLPEVSLVAILDADKPGFLRSERSLIQTIGRAARNVNGEVILYGDSITPAMKAAMEETERRRNKQLAYNEEHGITPTTIRKGVRDVIRGEEAQELPQQTQLADDRESLMRQLTDLELDMWQASEALDFEKAASLRDSIRAIEAKLQGKEISQPTIPGQKVRKRGRR from the coding sequence ATGCTCAAGGTCACGTCCGAATACCAACCGAGTGGCGACCAACCGCAAGCCATCAAGAGCCTCGTGGCGGGTCTGGACGACGGACTGCGCTTCCAGACGCTGCTGGGCGCCACGGGCACGGGCAAAACCTACGCGATGGCCAAGGTGATCGAGCAGACGCAGCGGCCTGCCCTGATCATGGCGCCCAACAAGATTCTGACCGCGCAGCTCGCCAGCGAGTTCCGCGAATTTTTCCCGGGGGCCGCCGTCGAGTTCTTCGTCAGCTACTACGATTTTTACCAGCCTGAAGCGTACGTGCCAGGCCGTGACCTCTTCATCGACAAGGACGCCAGCATCAACCAGGAACTCGAACGCCTGCGTCACTCCACCACCCGCAGCCTGCTGACCCGCACGGATACCATCGTGGTGGCTTCGGTCTCGGCCATCTACGGCCTGGGCGACCCCGAGGAGTACCGAGCACTCAATTTGATTCTCAAGCGCGGCGACAGCATCGGACGCGACGCGGTACTCGACCGGCTGATCGAACTGCAGTACGACCGCAACGACGTCGAACTGATGCCTGGCCGCTTTCGCGCCAAGGGTGACGTCATCGAGATCTGGCCCAGTTACGACGAGCAACCCCTGCGCCTGGAGCTGTGGGGTGACGAGGTCGACCGCATCGTGGTGTACCAGCCCGTCACGGGTGACGTGGAAGCCGAACTCGACAGCACCGTCGTATATCCGGCCAAGCACTACGTCTCCAGCGCCGGCAACATCGACCGCGCCATCATCACGATTCAGCAGGAACTCGACGAGCGCCTCGAGTATTTCAGATCGGTCGGCAAGCTGCTCGAAGCGCAACGCCTCAAAGAGCGCACGCTGTACGACCTCGAGATGCTCAAAGTGCTCGGATACTGCAGTGGGATCGAGAATTACTCGCGTCACGTCGACGGCCGTAAACCCGGCGAGACGCCCTACACCATGCTCGACTACTTTCCGAGCAACTTCGTCACCTTTATCGACGAGTCGCACGTCACGGTCCCGCAGATCGGCGGCATGAGCAACGGCGACCGGGCCCGCAAGCAGACTTTGGTCGATTACGGCTTCCGGCTGCCCAGCGCCATGGACAACCGCCCGCTCACCTTCGACGAGTTTCTGGGCAAAGTCGGCCAGACCGTCTTCGTAAGCGCCACCCCCGGCCCTTACGAGGCCGAGCACAGCGACAACGTCGCCGACCAGATCATCCGCCCGACTGGCCTGGTCGATCCTCAAGTCAGCCTGCAGCCCATCAAGGGACAGGTCGAGGACCTGCTGGGTCGCGTACGCGAACGCGCCGCGCGCGGAGAGCGCGTGCTGGTCACCACCCTCACCAAGAAGATGTCCGAGGACCTCACCGAGTACCTGCTGGAAAAAGGAGTACGCGCCCGCTACCTGCACAGCGACATCGACACGGTCGAGCGTCAGGTCATCATCCGCGATTTGCGCCTGGGACACTACGACGTGCTGGTCGGCATCAACCTGCTGCGCGAGGGGCTCGACCTGCCCGAAGTGAGCCTCGTGGCGATCCTCGACGCCGACAAACCTGGCTTTTTGCGCAGCGAGCGCAGCCTGATCCAGACCATCGGTCGTGCCGCCCGCAACGTCAACGGTGAAGTGATCCTGTACGGTGACAGCATCACGCCCGCCATGAAGGCCGCCATGGAAGAAACCGAACGCCGCCGCAACAAACAGCTCGCCTACAACGAGGAGCATGGCATCACGCCCACCACCATCCGCAAGGGCGTGCGCGACGTCATCCGGGGCGAGGAAGCGCAGGAACTGCCCCAGCAGACCCAACTCGCCGATGACCGCGAAAGCCTGATGCGTCAGCTCACCGACCTTGAGCTCGACATGTGGCAGGCGTCCGAAGCGCTCGATTTCGAGAAAGCCGCGAGCCTGCGCGACTCGATTCGCGCCATCGAGGCCAAACTGCAGGGCAAGGAAATCAGCCAGCCCACCATTCCCGGACAAAAAGTGCGTAAACGCGGACGCCGCTGA
- a CDS encoding 3'-5' exonuclease: MEYVVFDLETTGLSPEKDAIIEIGAMYVRDGELIEAPLFHALVNPEREIPWYASRVHGIRNAHVAGAPKLAEVLPAFLDFVGDRAVVAHNIGFDAGFMRMATRRHGLLWTPREEICTVQLSRRAFPRERSHKLDLLASRFGLSFEEGGRHRSLGDVRVTAQAFLALQAQLGLHVHNAR, from the coding sequence ATGGAGTACGTGGTGTTTGATCTCGAAACGACCGGTCTTTCGCCGGAAAAAGATGCCATCATCGAGATCGGCGCAATGTACGTGCGTGATGGGGAGCTGATCGAGGCACCTTTATTTCACGCGCTGGTCAATCCCGAGCGCGAGATTCCCTGGTATGCGTCCCGTGTGCATGGCATCCGCAATGCTCACGTGGCAGGTGCACCGAAGCTGGCCGAGGTGCTGCCTGCTTTTCTGGATTTTGTGGGTGACCGCGCGGTCGTGGCCCACAATATCGGTTTCGACGCGGGGTTCATGCGGATGGCGACCCGGCGTCATGGTCTTTTGTGGACGCCACGCGAGGAAATCTGCACCGTTCAGCTTTCCCGGCGTGCTTTTCCGCGTGAACGCAGTCATAAGCTCGATCTGCTCGCGAGCCGCTTTGGTCTGTCCTTCGAAGAGGGTGGCCGCCACCGAAGTCTGGGCGACGTGCGGGTGACGGCGCAGGCGTTCTTGGCGCTGCAGGCCCAGCTGGGTTTGCATGTGCACAACGCTCGGTAA
- a CDS encoding DUF2795 domain-containing protein has protein sequence MAKINPIQLQKHLKGMTYPASKQDILTKAQENGGDEQIRSVLQALPEKQYTRPTDVTAAVKDIDNS, from the coding sequence ATGGCGAAAATCAATCCAATCCAACTCCAGAAGCACCTCAAGGGCATGACGTATCCGGCCAGTAAGCAGGACATCCTGACCAAAGCGCAGGAAAACGGTGGGGACGAGCAGATTCGCTCGGTTTTGCAGGCTTTGCCGGAAAAGCAGTATACGAGGCCGACCGATGTGACGGCGGCCGTCAAGGACATCGACAACTCCTGA
- a CDS encoding M42 family metallopeptidase yields the protein MTLPKEPAVLPDARINLTYTTDVLLRLLNTPSPTGFTEDAVRLIEEELSALGVSGERTRKGALRWTLPSREGAAQVTFSAHVDTLGAMVKDIKPSGRLTLTQLGGYDWATVEGEYARVHLQGGRTIGGTVVNIKQSTHVFGAELRELKRDDKTLELRLDEVTRSAEETRALGVQVGDFVSWEARAVLTESGYLKSRHIDNKAAVAIFLAVTKAVLERQVSLAHTVHFFISNYEEVGHGASTGIPAQTSELIAVDMAAIGPGQNSDEHCVTLCVKDSSGPYDHALGNRLRQAARRAKLDLRTDIYPYYGSDASAAWRAGGDYPAALIGPGVDASHAYERTHLDALSATGCLILTYVAG from the coding sequence ATGACGCTGCCAAAAGAACCTGCGGTTTTGCCGGACGCCCGGATCAATTTGACCTACACCACCGACGTGCTGCTCCGTTTGCTCAATACTCCCAGCCCGACCGGCTTCACCGAGGACGCCGTGCGGCTGATCGAAGAGGAGCTTTCGGCGCTTGGCGTGAGCGGCGAGCGGACCCGCAAGGGTGCCTTGCGCTGGACCTTGCCGAGCCGCGAGGGCGCAGCACAAGTCACGTTCAGCGCACACGTCGACACGCTGGGTGCGATGGTCAAGGACATCAAGCCGAGCGGGCGCCTGACGCTCACGCAGCTGGGCGGCTACGACTGGGCGACCGTCGAGGGCGAGTACGCCCGGGTGCACCTGCAGGGCGGCAGAACCATTGGCGGTACGGTGGTGAACATCAAGCAGAGTACCCACGTCTTCGGTGCCGAGCTGCGTGAACTGAAGCGCGATGACAAAACCCTCGAGCTGCGCCTGGACGAGGTGACCCGCAGCGCCGAGGAGACCCGTGCGCTGGGAGTGCAGGTGGGAGACTTCGTGAGCTGGGAGGCGCGCGCCGTGCTGACCGAAAGTGGCTACCTCAAGTCGCGTCACATCGACAACAAGGCGGCAGTGGCCATCTTTCTGGCAGTCACCAAAGCCGTGCTGGAAAGGCAAGTTTCGCTGGCGCACACCGTGCACTTTTTTATCAGCAACTACGAGGAAGTCGGGCATGGCGCGTCCACGGGCATCCCGGCCCAAACGAGCGAGCTGATCGCCGTCGATATGGCCGCCATCGGGCCCGGTCAGAACAGCGACGAGCACTGCGTGACGTTGTGCGTCAAGGATTCCAGCGGTCCGTACGACCACGCGCTGGGCAACCGGCTGCGCCAGGCGGCCCGGCGGGCGAAGCTCGATCTGCGCACCGACATCTACCCGTACTACGGCAGTGACGCGTCGGCGGCGTGGCGGGCAGGCGGTGACTACCCGGCGGCCCTGATCGGCCCGGGTGTCGATGCCAGCCACGCTTACGAGCGCACGCACCTCGACGCGCTGAGCGCAACGGGCTGCCTGATCCTGACGTACGTTGCCGGGTAA
- a CDS encoding UbiA family prenyltransferase, protein MSSSPVLPSLPRRLRGHLALARISNSPTVVTNVLAGAALGGSLGMSQQGAFVAVAMVLFYTAGMYLNDLLDLEIDRRERPTRPLPSGLIGQAEALGVTLLLFVLGSLLLWTAGTAALVSGLVLIALIVLYDAWHKTNPLSPVLMAGTRMLVYVTAFLAFTAGFTTPLLVWTGLLGAYIVGLTYIAKTETKENLARYWPALLIFLPAVYFVFTGPSLVGWALLLAFVAWAAFSVTFVYDRRKRSIGRAVVSLIAGVSLLDALVLASQGASNLIPLALLAFALTLFLQRFIKGT, encoded by the coding sequence ATGTCCTCTAGCCCGGTCCTGCCGTCCCTTCCCCGGCGTCTGCGTGGACACCTGGCCCTCGCGCGCATCTCGAACAGTCCGACGGTCGTGACCAACGTGCTGGCCGGCGCCGCCCTCGGCGGCTCGCTGGGCATGAGCCAGCAGGGTGCATTCGTGGCCGTGGCAATGGTGCTGTTCTACACGGCCGGCATGTACCTCAATGACCTGCTCGACCTCGAAATCGACCGCCGGGAACGCCCCACGCGCCCGCTGCCTTCAGGACTGATCGGGCAGGCCGAAGCGCTGGGCGTGACGCTGCTGCTGTTTGTGCTCGGCAGCCTGCTGCTGTGGACGGCAGGCACCGCCGCGCTGGTGAGCGGTCTGGTATTGATCGCCCTGATCGTGCTGTACGACGCGTGGCACAAGACCAATCCGCTCAGCCCTGTACTCATGGCGGGTACGCGGATGCTGGTGTACGTCACGGCTTTTCTGGCGTTCACTGCAGGCTTCACGACACCGCTCCTGGTGTGGACGGGATTGCTGGGCGCTTACATCGTCGGCCTCACCTACATCGCCAAGACCGAGACCAAGGAAAACCTCGCGCGGTACTGGCCGGCGCTGCTGATCTTTCTGCCCGCCGTCTATTTCGTGTTCACCGGACCTTCGCTCGTCGGGTGGGCACTGCTGCTGGCGTTTGTCGCCTGGGCGGCGTTCAGCGTGACTTTCGTGTACGACCGCCGCAAGCGCAGCATCGGGCGGGCGGTCGTGTCCCTCATCGCGGGGGTGTCACTGCTCGACGCCCTGGTGCTCGCGTCGCAAGGTGCGTCCAACCTTATTCCGCTGGCCCTGCTGGCGTTCGCGCTGACGCTTTTCCTGCAGCGTTTCATCAAGGGGACCTGA
- a CDS encoding response regulator yields the protein MTTIRVVLIEDDLRVARVNRDLLEADPEVHVVGTAVSSAEGEQLVRNLRPDLVLLDVYLPDGTGLELLKTWRARGELFEVVMVTAAGDVGAVREALSHGVLDYLIKPFDRARLEGALARYRLRRAHAQNHFDQQQLDRYLGVAGSAPLPRGVDPHTLERVAQLLRMDGTGLSADDVGARIGLSRPTAWRYLEHLVSAGRAELDYQYGAGRPSKRYKATPKD from the coding sequence ATGACGACCATTCGCGTGGTGCTCATCGAGGACGATCTGCGCGTCGCGCGGGTCAACCGCGACCTGCTGGAAGCCGACCCCGAGGTCCATGTGGTGGGCACCGCCGTCAGCAGCGCCGAGGGCGAGCAGCTGGTGCGCAACCTGCGCCCCGATCTGGTGCTGCTCGACGTGTATCTGCCCGACGGTACGGGGCTGGAGCTGCTCAAGACCTGGCGGGCGCGCGGAGAGCTGTTCGAGGTGGTGATGGTCACGGCAGCCGGCGACGTAGGCGCCGTGCGTGAAGCGCTGTCGCACGGAGTGCTGGATTACCTGATCAAACCCTTTGACCGCGCCCGTCTGGAAGGCGCGCTCGCGCGCTACCGTCTGCGCCGCGCGCACGCCCAGAACCACTTCGATCAGCAGCAGCTCGACCGCTACCTGGGCGTGGCGGGCAGTGCGCCGCTGCCCCGGGGTGTCGATCCACACACGCTGGAGCGCGTGGCGCAGCTGCTGCGCATGGACGGAACGGGTCTCAGCGCCGACGACGTCGGGGCGCGCATCGGCCTCAGCCGCCCTACCGCCTGGCGCTACCTGGAGCATCTGGTGAGCGCCGGACGCGCCGAACTGGACTACCAGTACGGCGCGGGCCGCCCCTCGAAGCGTTACAAAGCCACCCCAAAGGACTGA
- a CDS encoding VOC family protein: MSVTPDMVGYVVRDMQATLDFYRQLGLPIPENAHLNPAGESEMHVEVTVSGYRLAWDDLALIRQLDSSWEEPRGRRISVAFKTDSPAEVDALYDKLTALGYSGHTPPYNAFWGQRYAVVYDPDGNTVDLFCAL; encoded by the coding sequence ATGAGCGTAACACCTGACATGGTCGGTTATGTGGTGCGGGACATGCAGGCGACATTGGACTTTTACCGCCAGCTGGGCCTGCCCATTCCTGAAAATGCCCACCTCAACCCGGCAGGCGAAAGCGAGATGCACGTCGAGGTGACGGTCAGCGGCTACCGCCTCGCGTGGGACGACCTGGCGCTGATCCGGCAGCTCGATTCCTCCTGGGAAGAGCCGCGCGGTCGGCGCATCAGCGTTGCCTTCAAAACAGACAGTCCAGCTGAAGTCGACGCGCTCTACGACAAGCTCACCGCCCTGGGGTATTCGGGACACACTCCGCCCTACAACGCCTTCTGGGGTCAGCGTTACGCGGTCGTGTACGATCCGGACGGCAACACCGTCGACTTGTTCTGCGCGCTGTAA
- a CDS encoding uracil-DNA glycosylase, whose translation MNPFPELPPSWKPHLETELQSDTMRSLGEFLERERAQYPVYPAHEDVFNALQFTPLEEVKVLILGQDPYHGKGQAHGLSFSVQPGVTPPPSLRNIFKELRSDVGFRIPNNGYLVPWAEQGVLLLNAVLTVREATPNSHAGKGWEGFTDRVIAAVSEKSEPVVFVLWGAYARKKKKLIDLKRHFVVESAHPSPLSADKFFGTRPFSAVNKALGESGRGEVEWQLPDV comes from the coding sequence ATGAATCCCTTTCCGGAACTCCCCCCGTCCTGGAAGCCCCACCTGGAAACCGAACTGCAGTCGGACACCATGCGATCGCTGGGCGAATTTCTGGAGCGCGAGCGCGCCCAGTACCCTGTGTACCCCGCGCACGAGGACGTCTTTAACGCCCTGCAATTCACGCCCCTCGAAGAGGTCAAAGTGCTGATCCTTGGGCAAGACCCCTACCACGGCAAAGGCCAGGCGCACGGCTTGAGTTTCAGTGTGCAGCCGGGGGTCACTCCGCCGCCGAGCCTGCGCAACATCTTCAAGGAGCTGCGCAGCGATGTTGGCTTTCGCATTCCCAACAACGGTTACCTCGTACCCTGGGCCGAACAAGGCGTGCTGCTGCTCAACGCAGTGCTGACCGTGCGCGAGGCCACGCCCAATTCGCACGCGGGCAAGGGGTGGGAAGGCTTCACGGACCGTGTCATTGCGGCCGTCAGCGAAAAGAGCGAGCCGGTCGTGTTCGTGCTGTGGGGTGCGTACGCCCGCAAAAAGAAAAAGCTGATCGATCTGAAAAGGCACTTCGTGGTTGAGTCGGCGCACCCGAGTCCGCTGAGTGCCGACAAGTTCTTCGGGACAAGGCCATTCAGTGCGGTGAATAAAGCGCTGGGGGAGAGCGGGAGGGGGGAGGTGGAGTGGCAGCTGCCGGATGTTTAG
- a CDS encoding alkaline phosphatase family protein, with translation MQRTAVLNIVGLSPDLLGEHTPHLNAFAQRGKQVGVKEVLPAVTCSVQATYLTGKWPSEHGIVGNGWYFRDECEIKLWRQSNKLVQAPKLWEVARRADPSFTCANLFWWYNMYSSVDYAVTPRPMYPADGLKLPDIYTQPLDLRATLNAELGEFPLFQFWGPGSSIRSSQWIAKSAQWIEERFSPTLNLVYLPHLDYGLQQHGPDLTKIAGDLRDIDVVAGDLISFYEARGVQVVVLSEYGIERAWRPVHINRVLREAGLIQVRLERGLEMLDAGVSTAFAVADHQVAHVYVNDPSRLAQVRELLERTPGVAMVLDEQGKREHHLNHDRAGDLVVVAESGAWFTYYYWLDDDKAPDYARTVDIHRKPGYDPAELFFDPHSPAKFKAARALARKKLGFRYLMDVIGLDATIVRGSHGRLTGDLRRGPLLITGRPELLPQEVLEPTEVFDVLLAHLRAPQAQPESTLT, from the coding sequence ATGCAACGAACTGCTGTTCTGAATATCGTGGGTCTCAGCCCCGACCTGCTGGGCGAACACACGCCCCACCTCAACGCGTTCGCGCAGCGTGGCAAGCAGGTCGGCGTGAAAGAAGTGCTGCCCGCCGTAACCTGCAGCGTGCAGGCCACCTACCTGACCGGGAAATGGCCCTCCGAGCACGGCATCGTCGGCAACGGCTGGTACTTTCGGGACGAGTGTGAAATCAAGCTCTGGCGGCAATCGAACAAGCTGGTGCAGGCTCCCAAATTGTGGGAAGTCGCACGCCGGGCAGACCCGAGTTTTACCTGCGCCAACCTGTTCTGGTGGTACAACATGTACTCCAGCGTGGATTACGCCGTCACGCCGCGTCCAATGTACCCGGCCGACGGACTCAAGCTGCCCGACATCTACACCCAGCCACTCGACCTGCGCGCCACCCTGAACGCCGAACTGGGTGAGTTTCCGCTGTTTCAGTTCTGGGGTCCGGGCAGCAGCATCCGCTCAAGCCAGTGGATCGCGAAAAGTGCCCAGTGGATCGAGGAGCGTTTCTCGCCCACCCTCAACCTGGTGTACCTGCCGCACCTGGACTACGGTCTGCAGCAGCACGGCCCGGACCTCACGAAAATCGCCGGTGACCTGCGCGACATCGACGTGGTGGCCGGCGACCTGATCAGCTTTTACGAAGCGCGTGGCGTGCAGGTGGTAGTTCTCAGTGAGTACGGCATCGAGCGCGCCTGGCGTCCCGTGCACATCAACCGCGTGCTGCGTGAGGCAGGCCTGATTCAGGTGCGTCTGGAGCGCGGTCTGGAGATGCTCGACGCGGGCGTCAGCACGGCCTTCGCGGTGGCCGATCATCAGGTGGCGCACGTCTACGTAAACGACCCGTCGCGCCTCGCGCAGGTGCGTGAACTGCTGGAGCGTACGCCCGGCGTCGCCATGGTGCTGGACGAGCAGGGCAAACGTGAACACCACCTGAATCACGACCGCGCCGGAGACCTGGTGGTCGTCGCGGAAAGCGGAGCGTGGTTCACGTACTACTACTGGCTGGACGACGACAAAGCACCTGACTACGCCCGCACGGTGGACATCCACCGCAAGCCCGGCTACGACCCCGCCGAACTGTTCTTCGATCCGCACTCTCCCGCCAAGTTCAAGGCGGCGCGGGCACTCGCCAGAAAAAAACTCGGCTTTCGTTACCTGATGGACGTCATCGGTCTCGACGCGACCATTGTGCGCGGTTCGCACGGCCGCCTTACGGGCGATCTTCGGCGCGGTCCCCTATTGATCACCGGCCGCCCCGAACTGCTGCCTCAAGAGGTCCTGGAACCAACCGAAGTCTTCGACGTGCTGCTCGCTCACCTGCGGGCCCCTCAGGCGCAACCGGAAAGCACCCTGACCTGA